In one window of Vibrio pelagius DNA:
- a CDS encoding metal ABC transporter solute-binding protein, Zn/Mn family, translated as MRIITLFFLFWASLSSMFAHAADYKIDENKLTVGITLQPYYSYVKAVVGDKVNILPLVDAGFNPHNYLPQTNDLKRLSQMDAIVVNGIGHDDFALKVIAASQRNDLVVIEANKEVPLLPALGQSVGQGAVNPHTFVGLSTTIQKVYTIASELSKLDPENAKFYRKNARKYAKKFRYMKRDAMLSLGELDTSGMKVATTHNAYGYILQDFGVDVVAVIEPAHGVEPSASQLQETIEKIRQSGIDVLFYELNMPNRFVDTIEAETGVQLYRFSHMTHGEYEDDKVEVEMKQNLETLIEAMKFAAKNQSEKGKA; from the coding sequence ATGCGAATTATTACACTATTTTTCCTATTTTGGGCGTCTTTAAGCTCTATGTTTGCTCACGCTGCAGACTACAAAATTGATGAAAACAAACTCACTGTCGGCATCACACTTCAGCCTTACTATAGCTACGTTAAAGCGGTAGTCGGTGACAAAGTTAATATCCTTCCTTTGGTTGATGCAGGCTTTAACCCACATAACTACTTGCCACAAACAAACGACTTAAAACGCCTCAGCCAGATGGATGCGATTGTTGTGAATGGTATTGGTCACGATGATTTCGCACTTAAAGTCATTGCAGCGTCACAACGTAACGACTTAGTGGTGATTGAAGCGAATAAAGAAGTGCCACTACTACCCGCACTGGGGCAATCCGTAGGCCAAGGTGCGGTGAATCCTCATACTTTCGTTGGGCTTTCTACGACTATCCAAAAGGTTTACACCATCGCTAGCGAACTATCTAAGCTTGACCCTGAAAATGCCAAGTTTTACCGCAAGAATGCTCGCAAGTATGCGAAAAAGTTCCGCTACATGAAGCGTGACGCGATGCTTTCCTTAGGTGAGTTAGACACATCTGGGATGAAAGTAGCGACAACTCATAATGCGTATGGTTACATCCTACAAGATTTTGGTGTTGATGTTGTGGCAGTGATTGAACCAGCACACGGTGTAGAGCCAAGCGCAAGCCAACTTCAAGAAACCATCGAGAAGATCCGCCAATCGGGTATTGATGTGCTCTTTTACGAACTGAATATGCCCAACCGTTTTGTTGACACCATTGAAGCTGAAACCGGCGTTCAGCTATATCGCTTCTCACACATGACGCATGGTGAATATGAAGACGACAAAGTTGAAGTGGAAATGAAACAGAATTTAGAGACTTTGATTGAAGCAATGAAGTTTGCGGCTAAGAATCAATCAGAAAAAGGGAAGGCGTAA
- a CDS encoding DUF6162 family protein, whose protein sequence is MIIQSVRADTGGREGKWVALIIASILGFATLLIPYHQAEIHVTTAFEHQILVTDVEQENLAMLADLRLAHEEIRDLYFDNDEQWPNIEFLQEEWVAPFIHDQSWKRKGEHNWIRLGSGYYFASPQLTGFADSFLMNANSIAPEIWINLQGQVKAPMKFDIETLSNAGWKQVVTESEAIENQHHEDDEH, encoded by the coding sequence ATGATCATTCAGTCTGTTAGAGCCGATACTGGCGGCAGAGAGGGCAAATGGGTAGCGCTGATCATCGCTTCTATCTTAGGCTTTGCAACGCTCTTGATTCCATACCACCAAGCAGAAATTCACGTCACAACAGCATTTGAGCATCAAATTCTTGTTACCGACGTTGAACAAGAAAATCTCGCAATGCTTGCAGATTTACGATTGGCTCACGAAGAGATCAGAGATCTTTATTTCGACAATGACGAGCAATGGCCAAATATAGAGTTCCTACAGGAAGAGTGGGTCGCTCCATTTATTCATGATCAGAGTTGGAAAAGAAAAGGTGAACACAACTGGATACGGCTTGGTTCAGGCTATTACTTTGCTTCACCGCAGCTAACAGGTTTCGCCGACTCTTTTCTGATGAACGCGAACTCTATCGCTCCTGAAATATGGATTAACCTCCAAGGTCAGGTCAAAGCACCGATGAAATTCGATATTGAAACGTTATCAAATGCTGGTTGGAAGCAGGTGGTGACAGAATCAGAAGCGATAGAAAACCAACATCACGAAGATGATGAACATTAA
- a CDS encoding metal ABC transporter ATP-binding protein — protein MQGPSISIHRLGLQYDNNVILEDISLELGSGECHVIMGPNGGGKTSLLRSVLGLTPFSGDIDIHWPEKQSIGYVPQKATFEASLPLTVMDFVLLNQSRTPLFWRRKSKQLQMALAQLDRVGMATRSDRRMGQLSGGEQQRVLFAQALLDNPSLLVLDEPTTGMDEQGVRYLESLIRECVDEGRTILAVHHDVTAVRRLEANVHVVNRGLVDSGAHQEVLHPSKIESLFQHYSSGANYTKQSEVA, from the coding sequence ATGCAAGGCCCTTCAATTTCTATTCATCGCCTTGGTCTCCAATACGACAATAATGTCATTCTTGAGGACATTTCACTTGAACTAGGCTCTGGCGAGTGCCATGTGATCATGGGACCAAACGGTGGCGGTAAAACATCTCTGCTTCGCTCTGTTCTTGGTTTGACGCCTTTTAGTGGTGATATCGACATCCATTGGCCAGAGAAACAAAGTATTGGTTACGTACCACAGAAAGCAACTTTTGAGGCGAGTTTACCGTTAACCGTCATGGATTTCGTACTGCTCAATCAGAGCCGTACACCCTTGTTTTGGCGTCGTAAGTCTAAACAATTACAAATGGCTTTAGCCCAACTAGATCGCGTCGGCATGGCCACACGTAGCGACCGCCGTATGGGACAGCTATCGGGGGGTGAACAGCAACGTGTTTTGTTTGCTCAAGCACTACTGGATAACCCAAGCCTTTTGGTGCTCGATGAGCCAACCACAGGCATGGATGAACAAGGTGTTAGATACCTAGAGTCGCTCATTCGTGAGTGTGTGGATGAGGGTAGAACAATCCTAGCTGTACATCACGACGTTACAGCCGTAAGACGACTTGAAGCGAATGTTCATGTTGTCAATCGCGGCTTGGTTGACAGTGGCGCGCATCAAGAAGTGTTGCACCCAAGCAAGATTGAAAGCTTATTCCAACACTATAGCAGTGGCGCCAATTACACCAAACAGTCGGAGGTTGCGTAA